A part of Methanohalobium evestigatum Z-7303 genomic DNA contains:
- a CDS encoding CobW family GTP-binding protein, translating to MKVLVIGGFLGSGKTTAILNLGKYLSENNYRVAIIVNEIGEIGLDGDVISKYGFDTTELTSGCICCSLKTDLRYTVTTLYNNYNPDILIIEPTGIAFPNVIRNEVNLMNLDDIEFAPLVTFIDGSRFKQLMKEIRHFSQRQIIDAEILVINKTDLIESRQLPIIEDAVHQLNPDADIIRLSAKMDDNKFRKFAKLIIEKPGLTPEIIQDLSEEEIDSIQCSNVATYSKEFVVSRKNLESDVASSIARDIVYTLKDEVIKLNPEFLGHIKLYFEYNSNMVRISMTSYYDTPEVEVVETSRSAHYPRLKILTAVSNVEKSELVNTVDRCVENIFYEYDIEIEKSDTHSHESHNH from the coding sequence ATGAAAGTCCTTGTTATTGGTGGTTTTCTCGGCAGTGGTAAGACCACTGCTATACTAAACCTTGGTAAATATTTGAGTGAAAATAACTACCGTGTAGCTATTATTGTAAATGAAATCGGTGAGATAGGTCTTGATGGTGATGTCATTTCAAAATACGGGTTTGATACTACAGAACTGACCAGTGGATGTATTTGTTGTAGTTTGAAAACAGATTTGCGTTACACTGTAACCACTCTGTATAACAACTATAATCCTGATATTCTTATAATCGAGCCTACAGGTATTGCATTTCCTAATGTGATTCGTAATGAAGTAAATCTTATGAATCTGGATGATATTGAATTTGCACCTCTTGTAACGTTTATTGATGGTAGCCGATTTAAACAGTTGATGAAGGAAATCAGGCATTTCTCCCAGAGGCAGATTATCGATGCTGAAATACTGGTAATTAACAAGACTGACCTGATAGAATCCCGTCAACTTCCGATAATAGAGGATGCGGTACATCAGCTCAACCCTGATGCTGATATTATCCGGTTATCTGCTAAAATGGACGATAATAAATTCAGAAAATTTGCTAAACTTATAATTGAAAAACCAGGATTAACACCTGAAATAATCCAGGATTTGTCTGAAGAGGAAATAGATTCTATCCAATGTTCCAATGTAGCCACATATTCCAAAGAGTTCGTTGTGTCCCGGAAGAATCTGGAATCTGATGTTGCCAGTTCTATAGCAAGGGATATAGTCTACACCCTTAAAGATGAGGTTATAAAGTTGAATCCAGAATTTCTGGGTCATATAAAACTGTATTTTGAATACAACTCAAACATGGTCAGGATAAGTATGACTTCTTATTATGATACACCTGAAGTAGAAGTAGTTGAAACATCCAGAAGTGCCCATTATCCAAGGTTAAAAATCCTTACAGCAGTATCAAATGTTGAAAAAAGCGAACTCGTAAATACCGTAGATAGATGTGTAGAAAACATATTCTATGAATATGATATAGAAATAGAAAAATCAGATACTCATAGTCATGAATCGCATAATCATTAA
- a CDS encoding PAS domain S-box protein: MDFINNEVFFVFLFDGTKDRSVQSVSGNITLLGYKPEQFKPGKLYYNDIIHSVDREYVESEISNCFEKRCSGYNLQYRVLTGEGNIRWVDERTVVLYGGDGSVDRQESVVFDITNNKLSEIDLKASEKKYSTLIECGIDGILIVQDGYIKFANRAFENITGYKRDEIIETTFLDYIPVEYQRMVNKKYEKLLKTEPKYPYTYEVYIQSKSEGLIPVEINLSAINFEANPAVMFNIRDITERKEAEMKLNLDESCLESLLKINQMSDFSDEEITNLVLDEMIRLTQSDSGYIVFFNNEDESSSIYVLSKDETNSVSDKQFKNSLKNTGLWNRVIKQKHPVISNNISVDFYDEDFYGNLNIKRLLNIPIFDDDSVVAVGGVFNKNKDYDKSNIRQLTLLLNIMLDIIQKRNTEAALKSSEKKYSTLVEKGIDGTLIVQDEAIKFANKAFENITGYKRDEITETSFLAYIPVEYQRMVLKKYNKTLKANQDNSRIYEVNFLSSTKNTVPTEINFSPIHYEGKPAVMLNVRDITKQRQKENELIDTTRMQGLLEDIINNSPAIVFIWRAEKDWPVEFVSENIMQFGYIPEDFTSERIIYGDIIHPDDLQKVRNKMAGRYEDKSGEFNLEYRILTSNDEVRWVDERTTIHYDENGNVNYLQGIIIDITKKKQADNFLRIQSDTGSFVSPKGNNLQEIFEQYLDFCISMDPIDCGGLYLIDEVTNDLNLVSSEGLSSELMQKMSHFTPNSIQHRLFTTGHPIYKLYSEIISITGNDLPYESLRATAIIPVRYQDDVVAVMFLASKNNYEISQDVRISLETVADQIGETIGYIKYENDFEYNKDNTSKLLDNVDDFIFVIDSEGHILYANKATQDRLGYTEQELQEMNIINLHYSKQALKAASNISDVVSGNRFSCDIPLIAKDGTIIYKDTKFSKGEWYGQEAIIGVSREIDENHKSSGD; the protein is encoded by the coding sequence ATGGATTTCATAAACAACGAAGTTTTTTTTGTATTTTTGTTTGATGGAACAAAAGATCGATCTGTTCAATCTGTTTCTGGAAATATTACACTTCTGGGGTATAAACCAGAACAATTCAAACCCGGAAAATTGTACTACAATGATATAATACATTCTGTTGATCGGGAATATGTTGAGTCTGAAATATCAAATTGTTTTGAAAAAAGATGCAGTGGCTATAATCTGCAATATCGGGTATTAACCGGTGAAGGAAATATCAGATGGGTGGACGAGAGAACAGTGGTTTTATATGGTGGAGATGGTAGTGTAGACCGTCAGGAAAGTGTTGTTTTTGATATAACTAATAACAAATTATCTGAAATAGATTTAAAAGCATCTGAGAAAAAATACTCGACTTTGATAGAGTGTGGAATAGATGGAATTCTCATTGTTCAGGATGGATATATAAAATTTGCAAACAGGGCTTTTGAGAATATAACGGGTTATAAAAGAGATGAAATTATTGAAACCACTTTTCTGGATTATATTCCTGTGGAATATCAGAGAATGGTTAATAAAAAATATGAGAAATTATTGAAAACAGAACCTAAATACCCATACACCTACGAAGTTTATATACAATCAAAATCTGAAGGATTAATACCTGTAGAAATAAATTTATCAGCAATCAATTTCGAGGCAAATCCTGCTGTAATGTTTAATATACGTGATATTACAGAACGTAAAGAAGCAGAGATGAAATTAAACCTTGATGAATCATGCCTTGAATCACTTTTAAAAATTAACCAGATGTCTGATTTTTCCGATGAGGAAATTACAAATCTGGTTCTGGATGAAATGATAAGATTGACCCAAAGCGACAGTGGTTATATTGTATTTTTCAATAATGAGGATGAATCATCTTCTATATATGTTCTGTCAAAGGATGAGACAAATAGTGTCAGTGATAAACAATTCAAAAATAGTCTGAAAAATACGGGTCTCTGGAACCGTGTTATCAAACAGAAGCATCCGGTTATTTCAAACAATATCTCTGTTGATTTTTATGATGAAGATTTTTATGGCAATCTTAACATAAAACGACTGTTGAATATTCCTATATTTGATGATGATAGCGTTGTGGCAGTTGGTGGAGTTTTTAATAAGAATAAGGATTATGATAAGTCCAATATACGGCAATTGACACTGTTGCTTAACATAATGCTTGATATTATCCAAAAAAGGAACACTGAGGCGGCTTTAAAGTCATCCGAGAAAAAATATTCAACACTTGTAGAAAAGGGGATTGATGGTACTCTTATAGTTCAGGATGAAGCTATAAAATTTGCAAACAAGGCTTTTGAAAACATAACGGGTTATAAAAGGGATGAAATCACTGAAACCTCTTTTCTGGCTTATATTCCTGTGGAATACCAGAGAATGGTTCTTAAAAAATACAATAAAACTTTGAAAGCAAATCAGGACAATTCACGAATTTATGAAGTAAACTTTTTGTCCAGTACAAAAAATACTGTTCCGACAGAAATCAATTTTTCACCTATCCATTATGAGGGAAAACCTGCTGTAATGCTTAATGTCAGGGATATCACCAAACAAAGACAAAAAGAAAACGAGCTAATAGATACAACAAGGATGCAGGGTTTACTTGAGGATATAATAAATAACAGCCCTGCTATTGTTTTTATATGGAGGGCAGAAAAAGATTGGCCTGTGGAATTTGTTTCTGAAAATATAATGCAATTTGGGTACATCCCCGAGGATTTTACATCCGAACGTATTATTTATGGAGATATAATACATCCTGATGATTTGCAAAAAGTCCGCAACAAAATGGCAGGACGCTATGAAGATAAATCCGGTGAATTTAATCTGGAGTACCGTATATTAACCAGTAATGATGAAGTTAGGTGGGTAGATGAGAGAACTACAATCCATTATGATGAAAACGGAAACGTGAATTACCTGCAGGGTATAATTATTGACATTACCAAGAAAAAACAGGCTGATAATTTCCTGCGCATTCAATCTGATACAGGTAGCTTCGTGTCTCCAAAAGGGAATAATCTTCAGGAGATTTTTGAACAATATCTGGATTTTTGTATCAGCATGGATCCTATTGATTGTGGTGGTTTGTACCTTATCGATGAGGTTACAAATGATTTAAACCTTGTATCCTCTGAAGGTTTAAGCTCTGAATTAATGCAGAAAATGTCCCATTTTACACCCAATTCTATCCAGCACCGATTATTTACAACAGGTCACCCCATTTATAAACTCTATTCTGAAATAATATCTATAACTGGTAATGACCTACCCTATGAAAGTCTACGGGCTACCGCTATTATTCCTGTTAGATATCAGGATGATGTTGTAGCGGTTATGTTCCTTGCCTCAAAAAATAACTATGAAATTTCACAGGATGTGCGTATATCTTTGGAAACAGTTGCAGACCAAATAGGTGAAACAATCGGTTATATAAAATATGAAAACGATTTTGAATATAATAAAGATAATACAAGTAAATTACTGGATAATGTAGATGATTTCATTTTCGTAATTGACTCTGAAGGTCATATTCTTTATGCCAATAAAGCAACTCAAGACCGTCTGGGTTATACCGAGCAGGAATTGCAGGAAATGAACATAATAAATCTCCATTACAGTAAACAGGCTCTAAAAGCGGCATCAAATATTTCTGATGTGGTATCTGGCAATCGCTTTTCATGTGACATACCATTAATTGCCAAAGACGGAACAATTATCTACAAGGATACAAAATTTTCAAAGGGGGAATGGTACGGTCAGGAAGCAATTATAGGTGTATCCAGAGAAATCGATGAAAATCACAAGTCATCTGGTGATTAA
- the mtaC gene encoding methanol--corrinoid protein MtaC yields the protein MLSINPKKTNVFVRYNVNVENDMTPDELAEVLYPKDELVYPIAKSIFEGDEDDVVAHLQNAIDAGRHPIDLINNALIKGMSIVSKLYDDGDLYLPDVIISAQAMVVGVNYCKSISTEEISSKGKIVCFVAEGDIHDIGKNIVSVLLKAKGFDVVDLGRDVPVEEVVESVLDEKPIMVSGTALMTTTMYSFKKIKEELTRFDMETPLVCGGGAVTQDFVTKYKLGIYGEEAADVPKIAESILKGEEIEKLQNLYHKH from the coding sequence ATGTTAAGCATTAACCCAAAAAAAACCAATGTTTTTGTAAGGTACAATGTCAATGTAGAAAATGATATGACACCTGATGAACTGGCAGAAGTACTTTACCCAAAGGACGAACTGGTGTATCCAATTGCTAAATCCATTTTTGAAGGGGACGAAGATGATGTTGTAGCGCATCTACAGAATGCAATCGATGCAGGCAGACATCCTATAGACCTTATTAATAATGCACTTATTAAAGGTATGTCTATTGTCTCCAAACTCTATGATGATGGGGACTTGTATTTGCCGGATGTCATTATTTCTGCACAGGCAATGGTAGTGGGTGTCAATTATTGTAAATCAATAAGTACTGAAGAAATAAGTTCAAAAGGTAAGATAGTCTGTTTTGTAGCAGAAGGGGACATCCATGACATAGGTAAAAATATCGTTTCAGTTCTCCTTAAGGCTAAAGGATTTGATGTTGTAGACCTTGGCAGAGATGTACCGGTTGAAGAAGTCGTAGAATCAGTACTGGACGAGAAACCTATAATGGTTTCTGGAACTGCTTTGATGACAACTACAATGTATTCTTTTAAAAAAATTAAAGAAGAACTGACAAGGTTTGATATGGAAACACCTCTTGTATGTGGTGGGGGTGCAGTTACTCAGGACTTTGTGACAAAATATAAACTGGGCATATATGGTGAAGAAGCTGCAGATGTTCCAAAAATAGCTGAATCAATTTTGAAAGGTGAAGAAATCGAAAAATTACAGAACCTTTACCATAAACACTGA
- the mtaB gene encoding methanol--corrinoid protein co-methyltransferase MtaB, whose amino-acid sequence MPVNRCKKMAYDKADDMVFGKSKHPVKAGLDLEIGGGYTTGEVNYAPRPEAGTSKEKLVKEYQKITRDIMGRMVAVGAPSVVLETEHVQQMTNNPEWGGEVANAQKAIMEEYHDEYGIKCALRHTPGDIREERDYLQLRGEKYNTLMESFEEVASNGADLLSIETMGGKEILDYALIRDDTPGVLYAIGCLGAIDMEYIWQDIAKIADKHNVVPAGDTDCAQANTAMFIAGGLLDKNLAHTDATIARAISASRTLVGYEAGAKGPGKDCGYENTIVKSVAGVPISQEGKTSTCAHSDVLGNLVMQCCDLWSNESVEYHGEFGGTTVECWSETLMYDCALMNVALQSGNEKVLRDMFAASDKYRDPQGYMLSYDNAWKVGKAIADNGDDLYLRAKKAALTACDLMDEGAKGKLQLSRFETNALKRAKESLENLTDDKDKFMEDCQKKYEKEVKVFRPENYGL is encoded by the coding sequence ATGCCAGTTAATAGATGCAAAAAAATGGCATATGATAAAGCAGACGACATGGTGTTTGGTAAATCTAAACATCCAGTAAAAGCAGGATTAGATCTTGAAATAGGTGGGGGTTACACCACAGGAGAAGTGAACTACGCACCGCGACCAGAAGCCGGTACATCCAAAGAAAAACTTGTGAAAGAATACCAGAAGATAACCCGTGACATCATGGGAAGGATGGTAGCAGTCGGAGCACCTTCGGTAGTGCTTGAGACCGAACACGTCCAGCAGATGACCAACAATCCCGAATGGGGTGGAGAAGTAGCCAATGCCCAGAAAGCTATCATGGAAGAATATCATGATGAGTACGGAATCAAATGTGCCTTAAGACATACCCCAGGAGACATCCGTGAAGAACGTGACTACCTGCAGCTTAGAGGAGAAAAATACAACACCCTGATGGAATCCTTTGAAGAGGTGGCATCCAATGGGGCAGACTTGCTGTCCATTGAAACCATGGGTGGTAAAGAGATTCTTGACTATGCACTGATACGTGACGACACACCCGGAGTACTGTATGCTATCGGATGTCTGGGTGCCATAGACATGGAATACATCTGGCAGGATATTGCCAAGATAGCAGACAAACACAACGTAGTACCAGCCGGTGATACCGATTGTGCCCAGGCAAACACTGCCATGTTCATTGCAGGCGGACTGCTTGACAAGAACCTCGCTCACACCGATGCAACTATAGCACGCGCCATCTCAGCCTCCAGAACACTTGTAGGCTATGAAGCAGGTGCAAAAGGACCCGGTAAAGACTGTGGTTACGAGAACACCATAGTTAAATCCGTTGCAGGAGTCCCAATATCACAGGAAGGTAAAACATCAACATGTGCTCACTCAGATGTACTTGGTAACCTTGTTATGCAGTGCTGTGACCTATGGTCCAATGAATCAGTTGAATACCATGGTGAATTTGGTGGTACTACCGTTGAATGCTGGTCAGAGACTCTCATGTATGACTGTGCCTTAATGAATGTGGCACTACAGTCAGGCAACGAAAAAGTGCTCAGGGATATGTTTGCCGCATCTGATAAATACAGAGACCCACAGGGTTACATGCTTTCCTATGACAATGCATGGAAGGTTGGTAAGGCAATCGCAGACAATGGAGATGACCTCTACCTGCGTGCCAAGAAAGCTGCACTTACAGCATGCGACCTGATGGATGAAGGTGCAAAAGGTAAACTTCAGCTTTCAAGGTTTGAGACCAACGCACTCAAGAGAGCAAAAGAATCCCTTGAGAACCTCACCGATGATAAAGACAAGTTCATGGAAGATTGTCAGAAGAAATACGAGAAAGAGGTCAAGGTGTTCCGTCCTGAGAACTACGGACTCTAA
- a CDS encoding methylamine methyltransferase corrinoid protein reductive activase: MKTGVAFDLGTSGFRAHKMDLETGEIKRTVITLRNPIPGTNVMDHMDFAIHYGQDLTHYLVIDAVKNIISKLEVDIDNLERISVCGNPIQLSLFQGMTIEDLAYAGERKKEKYNIKDQERKANILDSSEINGLEDFKDCKVVIPPAIRHEVGADALALMVVSGMLDSDEVAIATDYGTNAEMALKVDDVIYTGSAAAGPALEGQQIKHGVLASPYTISDIEFEDGYLRNYVLNEEMIPVKGDLVDPKTGEVKEEGNIRAKGITGTGVIALIDECIENGLIKLPKIQTSDGILRLQDNVLFSDKDLSEAGKALGALRAGHITLCNAAGIEMGDVTRAYMSGASGTYVDALKSYRIGMSPYNVDHISQIGNTSLVVAREILLSEDRLWELQDIANKIVGHHTMFATEPAFRDTYVLEIAYWDEGMPFKMLKKYLKKKNLPQIDVPSKTPEVEKRVVKDIPVLGEEGLFVLENVGTHLTMTLEDPVSCEKSVEVCPTSAISIDDNGKVLIRTDLCEGIHCQKCVRACPTGELNWDELEVMGV; the protein is encoded by the coding sequence ATGAAAACAGGAGTAGCTTTTGATTTGGGGACTAGCGGCTTTAGAGCCCATAAGATGGATCTTGAAACCGGTGAGATTAAAAGAACAGTTATAACATTGAGGAATCCTATTCCTGGAACAAATGTGATGGATCATATGGATTTTGCCATCCATTATGGTCAGGATTTGACCCATTATCTGGTTATTGATGCTGTTAAAAATATCATTTCAAAACTTGAAGTTGATATAGATAACCTTGAACGAATTTCAGTGTGCGGGAACCCTATCCAGCTTTCATTGTTCCAGGGTATGACCATAGAAGACCTTGCATATGCAGGGGAACGGAAAAAAGAAAAATACAATATTAAAGACCAGGAAAGGAAAGCCAATATACTTGACAGCAGTGAAATCAATGGCCTTGAAGATTTTAAAGACTGCAAAGTGGTTATACCTCCTGCAATCAGACATGAAGTGGGAGCTGATGCACTGGCGTTGATGGTGGTTTCCGGGATGCTTGACAGTGATGAAGTAGCGATAGCCACCGATTATGGAACCAATGCAGAGATGGCTCTGAAAGTAGATGATGTGATATATACAGGGTCTGCAGCAGCGGGTCCGGCTCTTGAAGGACAGCAGATAAAACACGGTGTCCTGGCATCGCCATATACGATTTCTGATATTGAATTTGAGGATGGATATCTGAGAAATTACGTATTAAATGAGGAGATGATACCGGTAAAAGGTGACCTTGTAGACCCGAAAACTGGTGAAGTTAAAGAAGAAGGGAATATTCGTGCAAAAGGTATCACAGGAACAGGTGTAATAGCCCTGATAGATGAATGTATTGAAAACGGATTGATAAAACTTCCAAAAATCCAGACCTCTGATGGGATACTAAGGCTCCAGGACAATGTCCTGTTCAGTGACAAGGATTTATCTGAAGCAGGAAAGGCTCTTGGAGCATTAAGAGCGGGACATATAACTCTCTGTAATGCAGCCGGTATAGAGATGGGTGATGTGACAAGAGCCTATATGTCAGGTGCATCAGGTACATATGTAGATGCATTGAAATCTTATAGAATAGGGATGAGCCCTTATAACGTTGACCATATTTCACAAATTGGTAATACTTCACTTGTGGTTGCAAGAGAGATACTTCTTTCAGAAGACAGATTATGGGAACTTCAGGATATCGCTAACAAAATAGTTGGTCACCATACCATGTTTGCAACCGAACCTGCGTTCAGGGATACCTATGTGCTTGAAATTGCATACTGGGATGAAGGTATGCCTTTCAAGATGCTTAAAAAATACCTCAAAAAGAAAAATCTCCCACAGATTGATGTACCATCCAAAACACCTGAAGTTGAAAAACGTGTGGTAAAGGATATACCTGTGTTAGGGGAAGAAGGATTGTTCGTCCTTGAAAATGTAGGTACACATCTTACAATGACACTGGAAGATCCGGTTAGCTGTGAAAAAAGCGTTGAGGTCTGTCCTACCAGTGCTATAAGTATAGATGATAACGGCAAGGTTCTTATCAGAACAGACCTTTGTGAAGGTATTCACTGCCAGAAATGCGTTAGAGCATGCCCTACAGGTGAATTGAACTGGGATGAACTGGAAGTTATGGGAGTCTAA